One window of Diabrotica undecimpunctata isolate CICGRU chromosome 8, icDiaUnde3, whole genome shotgun sequence genomic DNA carries:
- the LOC140448694 gene encoding zinc finger MYM-type protein 1-like, giving the protein MLELCQDKILEEIRESPYLAVMADETTDIPAKSQMVVVFRYCRNGAPVERFWTYLVPSKLNADTLSKNIFSVLDPILENSNNKLIAQSYDGAAVMCGQHAGVQARIKEKYPFAHFVHCYAHQLNLIMSKFFKNSPQRVAVLDKIVQKKIPHGAPTRWNFNIRTVNVVFEHRSSFIECMEEIEESFDKAAVCSSASSIRRILVDQNFVFWLTFFHRIMLQVDVLYNALQKTKTDPLEINKKVTDFERYMNSVRNSIDDTIDQGSSLCVEPLPTKRLRKDNSPVDHRRASIEVCDIIINCANDRFAFKNHLLATSLLYPEQFDNYCDNFPDDNLSLTCASYPNLDRERLKIELSVIYFRRDCRDINGAIPFLKFLIENNLTEPFQETVKLLQILITVPMSTAEAERNDVKLLIGDYNAKIGKEKEYMPTIGIHSLHEESNNTETRLIFLAS; this is encoded by the exons ATGTTGGAATTATGCCAGGATAAAATTTTGGAGGAAATTCGGGAATCTCCATATCTAGCCGTCATGGCCGACGAGACTACAGACATTCCAGCAAAATCACAAATGGTTGTAGTATTTAGATATTGTCGAAATGGAGCACCGGTAGAACGATTTTGGACATATTTGGTACCTTCAAAATTAAATGCAGATACTTTAAGCAAAAACATTTTCAGTGTTTTGGATCCTATCCTGGAAAACTCAAATAATAAACTAATTGCTCAGAGTTATGATGGGGCAGCGGTCATGTGTGGACAGCACGCAGGAGTTCAAGccagaatcaaagaaaaatatccatTTGCTCATTTTGTACACTGTTACGCGcatcaattaaatttaataatgtctaAG ttttttaaaaattcgcCACAACGAGTGGCAGTTTTAGATAAAATCGTCCAAAAGAAAATTCCTCATGGCGCTCCAACTCGCTGGAACTTCAATATTCGAACTGTTAATGTTGTGTTTGAACATCGATCTTCTTTTATCGAATGTatggaagaaatagaagaatcgTTTGATAAGGCAGCTGTCTGTAGTTCAGCGTCTTCCATTCGAAGAATACTAGtggatcaaaattttgttttttggttaacATTTTTCCATCGCATAATGCTACAAGTAGACGTTTTGTATAATGCCCTTCAAAAGACTAAAACGGATCCtttggaaatcaataaaaaggtgACAGATTTCGAAAGATACATGAATTCAGTTAGAAATTCAATAGATGATACCATTGACCAAGGTTCTAGTTTATGCGTTGAACCATTACCAACTAAAAGGTTACGGAAGGATAACAGTCCAGTAGATCATCGGAGAGCATCTATCGAAGTTTGTGATATAATCATAAATTGTGCAAATGATAGATTTGCTTTTAAAAATCACCTACTTGCAACTTCATTGCTTTATCCtgagcaatttgataattattgtgATAATTTCCCAGATGATAATTTAAGCCTGACTTGCGCGTCATATCCAAATTTAGATAGGGAGCGCTTGAAGATTGAATTAtctgttatttattttagaaGAGACTGTAGAGACATTAATGGGGcaataccttttttaaaatttttaattgaaaataatttaacagaGCCTTTTCAAGAAACTGTAAAACTGCTTCAAATTCTAATTACAGTGCCCATGAGTACGGCAGAAGCTGAAAG AAATGACGTAAAGCTCTTAATAGGAGATTATAATGCAAAGATAGGTAAGGAAAAGGAATACATGCCAACCATTGGAATTCACAGTTTACATGAAGAGTCTAACAACACCGAAACTCGACTAATATTCTTAGCCTCCTAA